In Paenibacillus sp. FSL M7-0420, a single genomic region encodes these proteins:
- a CDS encoding collagen binding domain-containing protein, producing MVKKRTSLAVVLVMLFVQLVSGLGFTRQATAAAIEQDRDIITSVSMAVYGPDGQTVTGSVYDVDSTVRLDYTWSLPNGHGYSQGDTFAFQLPEQFQLFNDIQGGLESDDGTVGTFTVSQATHQVVMTFNDYIESHANVQGTLRINTQFDKKVISGSTVQQILFPVNGGVQTITVSFKPTVGSTITKKGISSGFNADHIDWTVDVNKRLEPVSGAAVTDPIPDGLALDSTVTLAVYQLNVQLDGTVTQGQLVDSSKYTAGVSGGTLKLQFTAPVITGAYRITYTTQVVSDNLSSFTNTATFTGDGRDPVSASDTVVIERGGSLNKKVVRYDWGTQTINWAIEYNYNNRTISPENAVLTDVFNSSQVLLENSVRIYPVTLNAAGEAAKGTALNAGSDYTVTPVNGESGNGFRLEFKNTVKSAYLIEYTTKAADRVFKDTNITNTVSDSTYSSNASQLIRPIIIYKNLSGVNYNKHTTDWKITFNGDNYPMNEVVVTDSFPQGGQKYISGSLVVRTLSGTVIPPSAYTLIVNSPAQPNEGFKVKFNAPVTGTYTISYQTEFSNDWLTGNTNDFINVARIDWKDSQNKPQWTEASGKFIPNSEVKNNGFKSGAYDASAKELTWTVGVNYNSKSIADPVVTDVLGDGQSLVPGSLKVYKMNIAKDGTHSPGAEVDGNEFSYSVGSGNELKVDFDTAINSPYYIVFKTSLAGQLIGTKVANTANLLDGMKKVSKDLKATVDIPHGDEYVFKDGTQNGDKLNWTIAINRTQSHVKDAVITDVPSTNQILLPDSFQLYRTVTAVNGEVTKSGPPLVKDTDYSLTISADAQGRQSFVLSFPGDIHSAYVLEYQSLIVANTGDKLVNSVSFSGNNVKLITKETTKEIIVGVSSGSGTGSGVRGTLNVFKLEAGNVAKPLAGATYELYRLNGNDRVLVNTRTTDTAGIAAFNNLWLGSYVLIETIAPQGYVLDSTEHPVTIGSSAVLNLTLYNKLAEQPTPTVTPTPTVTPVPTETPVETTVPTTVPSPVPTDSTGPEATPVPTSPAGGPVFTPVPTPAGTFEPGVIIDESQIPAGPGLPGTAQPSAPAPTVTPVPAAPEVVTPIDDNIPLGNPEVDVEDDPVPQGAVSGTNDGSGRLPQTGESSPLPIYLTGAGLILGGFILSRVFRRTRKQD from the coding sequence ATGGTGAAAAAAAGAACAAGCCTGGCAGTAGTCCTGGTCATGTTATTTGTGCAATTGGTCTCAGGGCTGGGCTTCACCCGGCAGGCTACAGCGGCGGCCATTGAACAGGACCGGGACATTATTACGAGCGTATCCATGGCGGTATATGGTCCGGATGGACAGACGGTGACAGGCAGTGTGTATGATGTGGATTCCACCGTGAGGCTGGACTATACTTGGTCGCTTCCTAACGGCCACGGCTATAGCCAGGGAGACACTTTTGCTTTCCAGCTTCCCGAGCAGTTCCAGCTCTTCAATGACATTCAGGGCGGACTGGAATCGGACGATGGGACGGTAGGCACATTCACGGTCAGCCAGGCTACCCATCAGGTGGTGATGACCTTCAATGATTACATCGAGAGTCATGCCAATGTGCAGGGGACCTTACGTATTAATACCCAATTTGACAAAAAAGTGATCAGCGGCAGCACCGTCCAGCAGATTCTGTTCCCGGTGAACGGCGGGGTCCAGACGATTACGGTATCGTTCAAGCCTACTGTAGGCTCGACGATTACCAAGAAGGGAATCTCCAGCGGCTTCAACGCAGATCATATTGACTGGACCGTCGATGTGAACAAAAGACTGGAGCCGGTAAGCGGCGCGGCTGTGACTGACCCGATTCCTGACGGGCTGGCACTGGACAGCACGGTTACGCTTGCCGTGTACCAGCTGAATGTTCAGCTTGACGGCACAGTTACGCAAGGCCAGCTGGTAGACAGCAGCAAATATACTGCCGGCGTCTCCGGCGGGACGCTGAAGCTTCAGTTCACGGCCCCTGTGATCACAGGGGCATACCGTATCACTTATACCACGCAGGTAGTAAGCGACAACTTGTCCAGCTTCACCAACACGGCAACCTTTACAGGGGACGGCCGTGACCCGGTAAGTGCTTCGGATACAGTAGTCATTGAACGAGGCGGCAGCCTTAACAAAAAAGTCGTCCGTTATGACTGGGGCACTCAGACTATTAACTGGGCTATCGAATACAACTACAATAACCGGACGATCTCCCCGGAGAACGCGGTGTTGACGGATGTGTTCAACAGCTCCCAGGTGCTCCTGGAGAACTCGGTGCGGATCTATCCGGTTACGCTGAATGCAGCCGGAGAAGCTGCCAAAGGGACGGCTCTGAATGCAGGCAGTGATTACACAGTCACGCCTGTCAACGGCGAATCCGGCAACGGATTCAGACTGGAGTTCAAGAATACGGTGAAATCGGCTTATCTGATCGAATATACGACCAAAGCCGCAGACCGTGTGTTCAAAGATACGAATATTACCAACACTGTCTCTGACAGCACCTATAGCAGCAACGCTTCTCAACTGATCCGGCCTATTATTATCTATAAGAATCTGTCCGGCGTGAATTACAACAAACACACCACCGATTGGAAAATCACATTCAACGGCGACAATTACCCAATGAACGAAGTGGTGGTTACAGACAGCTTCCCGCAGGGAGGACAGAAGTACATCTCGGGTTCACTGGTGGTCCGTACTCTTTCCGGCACAGTGATCCCTCCATCGGCGTATACCCTGATTGTGAATTCACCAGCTCAGCCGAATGAAGGCTTCAAGGTGAAGTTTAACGCACCGGTTACAGGGACTTATACCATTAGTTATCAGACGGAATTCAGCAATGACTGGCTTACCGGCAATACGAATGATTTCATCAATGTGGCCCGGATTGACTGGAAGGACAGCCAGAACAAGCCACAGTGGACCGAAGCCAGCGGGAAGTTCATTCCTAACTCCGAGGTGAAGAACAACGGGTTCAAATCAGGGGCGTATGATGCTTCTGCCAAAGAGCTGACCTGGACGGTAGGCGTCAATTACAACAGCAAATCCATTGCCGATCCTGTAGTGACGGATGTACTGGGTGACGGACAGTCTCTGGTACCTGGCTCACTTAAAGTATATAAGATGAATATTGCCAAGGATGGAACGCATAGCCCAGGCGCTGAGGTGGACGGCAATGAGTTCAGCTATAGCGTGGGAAGCGGCAATGAGCTGAAGGTTGATTTTGACACAGCCATTAATTCGCCTTATTACATCGTATTCAAGACCAGCCTGGCCGGACAGCTAATCGGAACCAAGGTAGCCAATACAGCGAACCTGCTGGACGGCATGAAGAAGGTCTCCAAGGATTTGAAGGCCACGGTAGATATCCCGCACGGGGATGAATATGTGTTCAAAGACGGCACGCAGAATGGAGATAAGCTGAACTGGACCATTGCGATCAACCGCACCCAGTCCCATGTAAAAGATGCCGTGATCACCGATGTGCCAAGCACGAATCAGATCCTGCTGCCGGACAGCTTCCAGCTGTACCGTACGGTTACGGCCGTGAACGGAGAGGTCACGAAGAGCGGCCCTCCGCTGGTGAAGGATACCGATTACAGCTTGACGATCAGCGCCGATGCACAGGGCAGACAGTCCTTCGTCTTAAGCTTCCCTGGTGACATCCATTCCGCTTATGTGCTGGAATATCAGTCGCTGATCGTTGCGAACACTGGCGATAAGCTGGTTAACTCCGTGAGCTTCAGCGGCAATAACGTTAAGCTTATCACCAAGGAGACGACCAAGGAGATCATCGTAGGAGTGTCCAGCGGCTCGGGAACAGGCAGCGGCGTCAGAGGGACGCTTAATGTCTTCAAGCTGGAAGCAGGCAATGTTGCAAAACCGCTGGCGGGAGCTACCTATGAGCTATACCGCCTGAACGGAAATGACCGGGTGCTGGTGAATACCCGTACCACTGATACAGCAGGCATCGCGGCATTCAACAATCTGTGGCTGGGCAGTTATGTCCTGATTGAAACAATAGCACCGCAGGGCTATGTGCTTGATTCCACCGAGCATCCGGTGACGATCGGCTCATCGGCCGTGCTGAATCTTACCTTGTATAATAAGTTGGCGGAGCAGCCAACGCCGACAGTAACACCAACGCCGACTGTGACTCCTGTGCCGACTGAGACACCTGTAGAGACCACAGTTCCGACTACAGTTCCATCGCCGGTGCCTACAGATTCTACGGGGCCAGAGGCTACACCTGTTCCGACATCGCCTGCCGGAGGTCCGGTATTTACTCCGGTACCAACACCAGCCGGTACGTTCGAACCGGGAGTCATTATCGATGAGTCACAGATTCCTGCAGGACCAGGCTTGCCGGGAACGGCGCAGCCATCTGCACCGGCACCAACTGTTACTCCGGTACCGGCAGCACCTGAAGTGGTAACGCCAATTGACGATAATATCCCGCTGGGCAATCCGGAAGTAGATGTTGAAGACGATCCGGTTCCGCAAGGGGCGGTCTCGGGTACGAATGACGGCAGCGGCAGACTGCCGCAGACCGGAGAGAGCAGCCCGCTGCCGATCTACCTGACGGGTGCAGGCCTGATTCTGGGTGGCTTCATCCTCAGCCGGGTATTCCGCAGAACACGCAAGCAGGATTAG
- a CDS encoding stage V sporulation protein AB yields the protein MTAPLSLGLHLLLGIAGGIAVGGGVIALFVVLDIIPRLAQLTSSYDKVHWYEGAMVGGSLLGTVSDFWNWKMAAGPLIELGVGLFNGIFIGMLAAALTEVLNVLPILAKRLHMTHLLLGLLMAMVCGKVAGSLFDWFVYQQ from the coding sequence ATGACCGCACCGCTGTCGCTCGGACTTCATCTGCTGCTCGGGATTGCCGGGGGAATCGCGGTGGGCGGAGGAGTGATTGCATTATTCGTAGTGCTGGACATCATCCCCCGGCTGGCGCAGCTTACCTCCTCCTATGACAAGGTTCACTGGTATGAGGGAGCGATGGTCGGCGGTTCCCTATTGGGAACGGTAAGTGACTTCTGGAACTGGAAAATGGCGGCGGGCCCGCTGATCGAGCTGGGGGTCGGCCTGTTCAACGGCATATTCATCGGCATGCTGGCGGCGGCTCTGACCGAGGTGCTGAATGTCCTGCCGATCCTGGCCAAACGTCTGCATATGACCCATCTGTTGCTTGGTCTCTTGATGGCGATGGTATGCGGCAAGGTGGCAGGGTCATTGTTCGACTGGTTTGTCTATCAACAGTAA
- a CDS encoding IS1182 family transposase, with protein MLPKQQSFILSPYIELYNILIPKDNLLRRMDELVDFSFVYEELNERYCQDNGRTAVDPVRMFKYLLLKSIYDLSDGDLVERTKTDLSFKFFLHMAPEEEVIDSSLLSKFRKLRLKDMKLLDILIGKTVEIAIQQGIIRSKSIIVDATHTKARYTQKSPQELLRERSKKVRKAIYALDESMKSSFPVKPVTNVLEDEIGYCQDLIEVIEKDGRFTGLPKVKEPFNLLKETVADDVEQLQTSTDPDAKVGHKSADSSFFGYKTHIAMSEERIITAATITTGERNDGKELQTLIEKSKAAGMSVETVIGDKAYSEKDNIAYSTEQGIELVAKLHPQITQGNRRKEDEFDFNKDAGMYVCRAGHLAIRRARQGKKGQGKNQKDTYFYDIEQCKRCPLKEGGYTEGARSKTYSVSIKSNEHAKQAVFQESEPFKVKAKERYKIEAKNSELKHRHGYDVASSTGLVGMEIQGAMAIFTVNLKRILKLME; from the coding sequence ATGCTTCCTAAGCAGCAAAGTTTTATCTTGAGCCCGTATATCGAACTTTACAATATACTCATTCCAAAAGATAACTTGTTGCGGCGCATGGACGAGTTGGTGGACTTCAGCTTTGTTTATGAGGAACTAAACGAAAGGTATTGCCAAGATAATGGACGAACCGCGGTAGACCCGGTCCGAATGTTTAAATATCTACTGCTTAAATCCATTTATGACTTGTCTGACGGCGATCTTGTGGAACGCACCAAAACCGATTTGTCGTTCAAGTTTTTTCTACATATGGCGCCAGAGGAAGAGGTTATTGATTCTAGTTTACTGAGCAAATTTCGTAAGTTGCGGCTGAAAGATATGAAGTTGCTCGATATACTCATTGGTAAAACGGTGGAGATTGCCATTCAGCAAGGAATCATTCGCAGCAAATCCATTATTGTCGATGCTACCCACACCAAAGCCCGCTATACCCAAAAAAGTCCGCAAGAGTTGCTGCGAGAACGTTCCAAAAAGGTACGAAAAGCAATCTATGCCTTAGATGAATCTATGAAAAGTTCCTTTCCAGTGAAGCCCGTTACGAATGTACTGGAAGATGAAATCGGGTACTGCCAAGATCTCATTGAGGTCATTGAAAAGGACGGACGTTTTACCGGACTCCCCAAGGTCAAAGAACCCTTCAATCTATTGAAAGAAACCGTCGCTGACGATGTTGAACAGTTGCAGACTTCTACTGATCCAGATGCCAAAGTAGGCCACAAAAGCGCAGATTCCTCATTTTTCGGGTACAAGACCCATATCGCGATGAGTGAAGAGCGAATCATTACGGCAGCGACCATTACCACGGGAGAACGAAACGACGGGAAGGAATTGCAAACTCTTATTGAAAAGAGCAAAGCTGCGGGCATGAGCGTAGAGACAGTCATTGGAGACAAGGCCTATTCAGAAAAAGACAATATTGCTTACAGTACGGAGCAGGGCATTGAACTTGTGGCCAAATTACATCCACAGATTACGCAAGGAAACCGAAGAAAAGAAGACGAATTCGATTTTAATAAAGATGCGGGTATGTATGTCTGCAGAGCCGGGCATCTGGCCATTCGAAGAGCACGGCAAGGCAAAAAGGGACAGGGCAAAAACCAAAAGGATACCTACTTTTATGATATTGAACAGTGTAAGCGATGTCCTTTAAAGGAAGGGGGCTACACAGAAGGCGCTCGGAGTAAGACCTACTCGGTAAGTATAAAGAGCAACGAACATGCCAAGCAAGCTGTGTTTCAGGAAAGTGAACCCTTTAAGGTCAAAGCGAAAGAGCGCTACAAAATAGAAGCCAAGAATAGCGAACTCAAACACAGACACGGGTACGATGTTGCATCTTCCACGGGTTTAGTTGGCATGGAGATTCAAGGAGCCATGGCGATATTCACTGTTAATTTAAAACGAATATTGAAACTCATGGAGTAA
- the lysA gene encoding diaminopimelate decarboxylase translates to MFLHGTSRINDAGHLEIGGCDVTELKAEYGTPLYIVDEQLVRRRCREYMEAFTASGLGFQVAYASKAFSTMAMCRLADEEGLSLDVVSDGELYTALQAGFPAERIHFHGNNKTPDEIEMAIDAGIGCFVADNLVELRLLQSIAARREVTVNILLRVTPGVEAHAHHAYASTGQTDSKFGFDIGNGSAREAVSLADSLANLNLLGVHSHIGSQIFETEGFQLAVERIAEFTRTIKEELGISFPVVNLGGGFGIRYVDGDTPLQVSEYVAAITDAVKTHFTGINDSLPQIWVEPGRSIVGDAGTTLYTVGTSKEIPGVRKYVAVDGGMTDNPRPALYESKYEALLASRATELNVEKVSIAGKCCESGDMLIWDVELPKVESGDLLAVACTGAYNYSMASNYNRIRRPAVVFVQNGQSDLVVRRESHQDIVANDIVPARIAKQAVTK, encoded by the coding sequence ATGTTTTTACACGGGACGAGCCGAATCAATGATGCAGGTCATTTGGAGATCGGCGGATGTGATGTAACCGAATTGAAGGCGGAGTATGGAACACCGCTATATATAGTGGACGAGCAATTGGTCCGCCGCCGCTGCCGCGAGTATATGGAGGCGTTCACAGCTTCCGGTCTCGGGTTCCAGGTGGCTTATGCCAGCAAGGCGTTCTCGACAATGGCGATGTGCCGGCTTGCGGATGAGGAAGGTCTGTCGCTGGATGTGGTCTCCGATGGAGAGCTGTATACTGCGCTGCAAGCCGGTTTCCCGGCGGAACGCATTCACTTCCACGGCAATAACAAGACACCGGATGAGATTGAGATGGCGATCGATGCAGGGATTGGCTGCTTTGTCGCCGATAATCTGGTGGAGCTCCGTCTGCTTCAGTCCATTGCCGCCCGCAGAGAAGTGACGGTTAATATTCTGCTGCGCGTGACGCCTGGAGTGGAAGCCCATGCCCATCATGCCTACGCTTCCACAGGACAGACCGACTCCAAATTCGGCTTCGATATCGGTAACGGCTCGGCCCGTGAAGCGGTCAGCCTGGCTGACAGTCTGGCTAATCTGAATCTGCTCGGCGTGCATTCGCATATCGGGTCGCAGATTTTTGAGACCGAGGGCTTCCAGCTTGCCGTTGAACGTATTGCCGAGTTCACCCGTACCATCAAGGAAGAGCTGGGAATCTCCTTTCCTGTAGTCAACCTGGGCGGAGGCTTCGGAATCCGTTATGTGGACGGCGATACGCCGCTGCAGGTGTCCGAATATGTCGCAGCCATCACAGATGCAGTGAAGACCCACTTCACCGGTATTAACGATTCGCTGCCGCAGATCTGGGTGGAGCCGGGCCGCAGCATCGTAGGGGATGCCGGAACGACCCTGTACACGGTTGGAACCAGCAAGGAAATTCCGGGAGTGCGCAAATATGTAGCTGTTGACGGCGGCATGACCGATAATCCGCGTCCGGCCCTGTATGAATCCAAGTACGAAGCGCTATTGGCAAGCCGTGCGACTGAGCTTAACGTGGAGAAGGTATCCATCGCCGGCAAATGCTGCGAGAGCGGCGATATGCTGATCTGGGACGTTGAGCTGCCTAAGGTGGAGAGCGGCGATCTGCTGGCTGTGGCCTGCACAGGCGCGTACAATTACTCCATGGCCAGCAACTACAACCGTATCCGCCGTCCGGCAGTGGTGTTCGTGCAGAACGGGCAGAGCGATCTGGTTGTACGCCGCGAGTCCCATCAGGACATTGTTGCCAATGATATTGTGCCTGCACGGATTGCCAAACAAGCCGTTACGAAATAA
- a CDS encoding YwaF family protein: MNRTLFWDRARDSDFVMLSASHLVALSVIALCCLALFGARFALRSRSGLRLGVRLLLILLLAASEGGLHVWYLSHDSWSRSSSLPLELCGITLLLSIVMLLTRSRLLYSFLYFAGIGGAFIALLTPNLVYPFPHFRFLLFFIAHGSIILASLYMTWVEGYKPTWRSLFFTMLCLNLVAACVYAANKLLDSNYMFLMRKPSTFSVLDYFGPYPYYLLVEEGFAFVIFLLMFLIFFKLPELYTARRASARGKLGR; encoded by the coding sequence GTGAACCGTACTTTATTTTGGGACCGTGCCCGTGACAGCGATTTCGTCATGCTCTCCGCCTCCCATCTCGTTGCTCTGTCCGTCATCGCCCTATGCTGCCTGGCGCTCTTTGGGGCCCGCTTCGCCCTGCGCAGCCGGTCCGGCCTGCGGTTAGGCGTACGCCTGCTGCTGATCCTGCTGCTGGCTGCTTCTGAGGGAGGCCTGCATGTCTGGTATCTGTCCCATGACAGCTGGAGCCGCAGCTCCTCCCTGCCGCTGGAACTATGCGGAATTACCCTGCTTCTGTCAATCGTGATGCTGCTCACGCGCAGCAGGCTGCTGTACAGCTTTCTTTATTTTGCCGGGATCGGCGGTGCATTCATCGCCCTGCTTACACCTAATCTGGTCTATCCGTTTCCGCATTTCCGCTTCCTGCTCTTCTTCATCGCCCACGGGTCGATCATACTTGCATCCCTGTACATGACCTGGGTCGAAGGATATAAGCCCACCTGGCGCTCACTGTTCTTCACCATGCTCTGCCTGAACCTTGTCGCCGCGTGCGTCTACGCCGCCAATAAGCTGCTGGATTCCAACTATATGTTCCTGATGCGCAAGCCCAGCACGTTCTCGGTACTGGACTATTTCGGCCCTTATCCTTATTATCTGCTGGTTGAAGAAGGCTTCGCCTTCGTCATCTTCCTCCTGATGTTCCTGATTTTCTTCAAGCTGCCGGAGCTGTACACCGCCCGCCGTGCCTCAGCCCGCGGGAAACTTGGCAGGTAA
- a CDS encoding peptidylprolyl isomerase — MAKQAKITLENGGVVLIDLFDQDAPNTVANFEKLAKDGFYNGLLFHRVIPGFVAQGGCPNGTGTGGPGYTINCEINPNKHERGSLAMAHAGKNTGGSQFYIAYAPQPHLDGVHTVFGKVVEGMDLVDAFKGRDKMTTVEIVEA, encoded by the coding sequence ATGGCTAAGCAAGCGAAAATTACACTCGAAAACGGCGGCGTCGTGCTGATCGACTTGTTCGATCAGGATGCGCCTAATACAGTAGCAAACTTTGAGAAGCTGGCAAAAGACGGCTTCTACAACGGATTGTTGTTCCACCGCGTGATTCCAGGCTTCGTAGCCCAAGGCGGCTGCCCGAACGGAACAGGCACCGGCGGTCCTGGCTACACCATCAACTGCGAGATCAACCCGAACAAGCACGAGCGCGGCTCCCTGGCTATGGCCCATGCCGGCAAGAACACAGGCGGAAGCCAGTTCTATATCGCTTACGCTCCACAGCCGCACCTGGACGGAGTACACACAGTATTCGGTAAAGTGGTTGAAGGCATGGATCTGGTTGACGCTTTCAAAGGCCGCGACAAGATGACAACCGTTGAAATTGTAGAAGCTTAA